The DNA sequence TTTATGGACCACTTCGCCCGCTTCATCGAAATAATAGCCGAATGCTTCTCCTACTGCTTTCCGCTCCTGAATCTTCAATAAGTCCTCCGGTGTCGTTTTACGGCGCTCCGCCATTGTTATAGCGTCTCCAATTCCATGTAAAACCATTCCAGCGGATTGTATCAGATTCAATACTTCATTAATAACGGGTTCCTTCATGATTGTCTCGTACATCGTCTTGCTTACCTGATCCGGGACATGAAGGAATTTGTGGCGGGAGGCTGTGTGCTCCGCCATCATGGCGCAGATGGTATTCGCCTGGTTTTTGACCTCCTCGCCGATGCCGCCCCGTGCAGGGACGAACAGCAATTCGTCGTCAAAGAGATTGGGCGTCAGCATCTCAGCCACGGCCGCCATGGTCGATCCGCCCGTTACAGCAACGGTATTCTTCCCTTTAAGCCGCTGTTTCATACTGGCCGCACAGGCCCTGCCAAGCTCGCTTTTCACCCATGGTGATTCATCGCTGTTGCCGGCAACCACAATCACCTGCCGGACGCCAAGGACTTCTTTCAGCCTTGCTTCCAGTATGTCTATACCCGTTATGTCTCTCATTATGCTTTCAAGTCTTTCCAGTAAATCCTTGCCTTCGGCTGTCAGGTTCATACCTGAACTTGCTACAGAGATAAGATTTTGATTCTTTAGGAAATCAACCTCGCTTCTAAGCACTCTTTCCGTTGATCCAAGGCTCACTGCCAGACTTCTTCGGCCCACCGGC is a window from the Bacillus infantis NRRL B-14911 genome containing:
- a CDS encoding sugar-binding transcriptional regulator, whose amino-acid sequence is MDSLIDIQKRLLPDLLTVMQKRYQILQYIGFMQPVGRRSLAVSLGSTERVLRSEVDFLKNQNLISVASSGMNLTAEGKDLLERLESIMRDITGIDILEARLKEVLGVRQVIVVAGNSDESPWVKSELGRACAASMKQRLKGKNTVAVTGGSTMAAVAEMLTPNLFDDELLFVPARGGIGEEVKNQANTICAMMAEHTASRHKFLHVPDQVSKTMYETIMKEPVINEVLNLIQSAGMVLHGIGDAITMAERRKTTPEDLLKIQERKAVGEAFGYYFDEAGEVVHKVQTIGLQLKDLADIEHVIAVAGGSSKAKAIRAYMKQAPSSTILITDEGAAKQLLKG